One Phycisphaera mikurensis NBRC 102666 DNA window includes the following coding sequences:
- the sucC gene encoding ADP-forming succinate--CoA ligase subunit beta produces the protein MKLHEYQARQLLQDHGVAVPPAEVIGSAEEAAAAFEKLAPAGGGLCVVKAQVHAGGRGKGGGVKLVRSAGEATEAAETILSKPLVTPQTGPEGVEVAKLLVAAGVDIAKEYYLGVVVDRARGCPVIIASAEGGVEIEEVAQSNPDAILKEPVDPSAGLLPYQATKLAFALGLEKSLVKQFKGILAGLVRAFLASDGSLVEINPLVVTPPSEDHPDGQMLAIDAKADLDDNARFRQKKIAETLDESETPQSETRAAEHGLSYIQLDGSIGCLVNGAGLAMATMDIIKLHGAEPANFLDVGGSASQEAVTEAFRIILSDPSVRGILVNIFGGIAKCDTIAKAIVAAAQEIGFEVPLVVRLEGTNVEPARKILEEAKSSIPTMIVGDHLTDAAEKITSAVRAAA, from the coding sequence ATGAAGCTTCACGAGTATCAGGCGCGTCAACTCCTTCAAGACCACGGCGTCGCTGTGCCCCCCGCGGAGGTCATCGGCTCGGCCGAAGAAGCCGCGGCGGCGTTCGAGAAGCTTGCCCCCGCGGGCGGGGGGCTCTGCGTCGTCAAGGCCCAGGTGCACGCGGGCGGCCGCGGCAAAGGCGGCGGCGTCAAGCTCGTGCGGAGCGCCGGGGAGGCCACCGAGGCGGCGGAGACGATCCTCAGCAAGCCGCTCGTGACGCCGCAGACCGGCCCCGAGGGCGTCGAGGTCGCCAAGCTGCTCGTCGCCGCGGGCGTCGACATCGCCAAGGAGTACTACCTGGGCGTCGTCGTCGACCGCGCACGCGGCTGCCCGGTGATCATCGCCTCGGCCGAGGGCGGCGTCGAGATCGAGGAGGTCGCCCAGAGCAACCCCGACGCGATCCTCAAGGAGCCGGTCGACCCCTCCGCCGGCCTGCTGCCGTACCAGGCGACGAAGCTCGCCTTCGCGCTGGGCCTCGAGAAGAGCCTCGTCAAGCAGTTCAAGGGGATCCTCGCCGGGCTGGTCAGAGCCTTCCTCGCGAGCGACGGCTCGCTGGTGGAGATCAACCCGCTGGTGGTGACGCCGCCCAGCGAAGACCACCCCGACGGGCAGATGCTCGCGATCGACGCCAAGGCGGACCTCGACGACAACGCCCGCTTCCGCCAGAAGAAGATCGCCGAGACGCTCGACGAGAGCGAGACGCCCCAGAGCGAGACGAGAGCCGCCGAGCACGGCCTCAGCTACATCCAGCTCGACGGCTCGATCGGCTGCCTCGTGAACGGGGCCGGCCTGGCGATGGCGACGATGGACATCATCAAGCTGCACGGCGCCGAGCCGGCGAACTTCCTGGACGTCGGCGGCTCCGCCAGCCAGGAAGCCGTGACCGAGGCCTTCCGCATCATCCTCTCCGACCCGTCGGTGCGTGGCATCCTCGTCAACATCTTCGGCGGCATCGCCAAGTGCGACACCATCGCCAAGGCGATCGTCGCCGCGGCGCAGGAGATCGGATTCGAGGTGCCGCTGGTGGTGCGGCTGGAGGGCACCAACGTCGAGCCGGCGCGGAAGATCCTCGAGGAAGCCAAGTCGTCGATCCCCACGATGATCGTTGGCGACCACCTGACCGACGCGGCGGAGAAGATCACGTCGGCGGTGCGCGCCGCGGCGTGA
- a CDS encoding exosortase/archaeosortase family protein → MPPPPDAALPAAARTDGRPAGGLLRWALLVGGLLAAGWFFWAFLRYSARAAIEDPNWSHILVVPVISAYYVFLHHAKLAQMPARVCWWGLGVAFVGLFSYVWWIYPGRNDMFRGFSMILCLFGCVWFVQGTRRMRLLWFPVCYLLLAVKIPDSIWQQIAFQLQQIASAGSEVTLTIAGALLDFRLLADGQDFVMTWFNGSTYEEARFSIAEACSGLRMLMAFVALGVALAFLWDRFWWQRLIMVSMAIPIALVVNIGRVTVLGLLNLWDPELARGDAHIMVGMLMLLPAGAMFLGLGWVLDKIIIVEETPGGHADPVAAPPDRPAAAGASPGRVLVYLAGGGALAGLAGAAYLAGLDAVAAVDLVPWLAPAAAGVASVALLVGVAVLVVLLRRGGPRWVGALAVLTGVFAVASVALSSVVAATETVLIKEEVGMRHELVLLPKNIGPWAFVRDQPPLDKDRQDELGTDEYITRTYRDTRLAEDDAAAYAQVHIAYYSGMIDTVPHVPDRCWVAAGMLPGPIEVVTVGLDRRDASADPSNDAEVRVPVQLVDPTRPDEPGFARLPGLEVPATRFTAFESERPDEPLTATYFFVANGGFFATPNQVRLQGFNLRDKYSYYCKVEVMMPFLRDAEKAKAGTADLLSHLLPEVMAALPDWTDVRAGRWPASEDPPALTAAATPAAGEPARADDPAPPAS, encoded by the coding sequence ATGCCTCCGCCCCCCGACGCCGCCCTCCCCGCCGCCGCCCGGACGGACGGCCGACCCGCGGGCGGGCTGCTGCGTTGGGCGCTGCTCGTGGGCGGGCTGCTCGCCGCGGGCTGGTTCTTCTGGGCCTTCCTCCGCTACAGCGCCCGGGCCGCCATCGAAGACCCGAACTGGTCGCACATCCTCGTCGTGCCCGTCATCTCGGCGTACTACGTCTTCCTCCACCACGCCAAGCTCGCTCAGATGCCGGCGCGGGTCTGCTGGTGGGGCCTGGGCGTCGCGTTCGTGGGCCTCTTCAGCTACGTCTGGTGGATCTACCCCGGCCGCAACGACATGTTCCGCGGCTTCAGCATGATCCTGTGCCTGTTCGGGTGCGTCTGGTTCGTGCAGGGCACCCGCCGGATGCGGCTGCTGTGGTTTCCGGTCTGCTACTTGCTGCTGGCGGTGAAGATCCCCGACTCGATCTGGCAGCAGATCGCGTTCCAGCTCCAGCAGATCGCTTCCGCTGGCTCGGAGGTGACGCTGACCATCGCCGGAGCCCTGCTGGACTTCCGGCTGCTCGCCGACGGGCAGGACTTCGTGATGACCTGGTTCAACGGGTCGACGTACGAGGAAGCGCGCTTCAGCATCGCCGAGGCGTGCTCGGGGCTGCGGATGCTGATGGCATTCGTGGCCCTCGGCGTCGCGCTCGCCTTCCTCTGGGACCGCTTCTGGTGGCAGCGGCTGATCATGGTCTCGATGGCGATCCCGATCGCGCTGGTCGTGAACATCGGCCGCGTGACCGTGCTCGGGCTGCTGAACCTCTGGGATCCGGAGCTCGCCCGAGGCGACGCCCACATCATGGTGGGCATGCTGATGCTGCTCCCGGCGGGGGCGATGTTCCTCGGGCTGGGCTGGGTGCTCGACAAGATCATCATCGTGGAGGAGACGCCCGGCGGCCACGCGGACCCGGTGGCCGCCCCGCCCGACCGACCCGCCGCGGCGGGGGCGAGCCCCGGCCGGGTGCTCGTCTACCTCGCCGGCGGTGGCGCCCTCGCCGGGCTCGCCGGAGCGGCGTACCTCGCGGGCCTCGACGCGGTCGCGGCGGTGGACCTCGTGCCGTGGCTCGCGCCCGCGGCGGCGGGGGTGGCCTCGGTCGCGCTGCTGGTGGGCGTGGCCGTGCTCGTCGTGCTGCTCAGGCGGGGCGGCCCCCGCTGGGTCGGGGCCCTCGCGGTGCTGACGGGCGTCTTCGCCGTGGCCTCGGTCGCGCTGTCGTCGGTGGTCGCCGCCACCGAGACGGTGCTCATCAAGGAAGAAGTCGGCATGCGGCACGAGCTGGTGCTGCTCCCGAAGAACATCGGGCCCTGGGCATTCGTCCGCGACCAGCCGCCGCTGGACAAGGACCGCCAGGACGAGCTGGGCACCGACGAGTACATCACCCGCACCTACCGGGACACGCGGCTGGCGGAGGACGACGCCGCGGCCTATGCGCAGGTCCACATCGCGTACTACTCGGGGATGATCGACACGGTCCCGCACGTGCCGGACCGCTGCTGGGTGGCCGCGGGCATGCTGCCCGGGCCCATCGAGGTGGTGACGGTGGGGCTTGACCGGCGGGATGCCTCCGCCGACCCGTCCAACGACGCCGAGGTCCGGGTGCCCGTCCAGCTCGTCGACCCGACGCGTCCCGACGAGCCGGGGTTCGCGCGGCTGCCCGGCCTCGAGGTCCCGGCGACGCGGTTCACGGCCTTCGAGTCGGAGCGGCCCGATGAGCCGCTGACCGCGACCTACTTCTTCGTCGCCAACGGCGGGTTCTTCGCCACGCCCAACCAGGTCCGCCTGCAAGGCTTCAACCTGCGCGACAAGTACAGCTACTACTGCAAGGTGGAGGTCATGATGCCCTTCCTCCGCGACGCGGAGAAGGCCAAGGCGGGCACCGCCGACCTCCTGTCGCACCTCCTCCCCGAGGTGATGGCCGCCCTGCCGGACTGGACCGACGTGCGGGCCGGCCGGTGGCCGGCGTCCGAGGATCCGCCGGCGCTGACCGCCGCGGCAACGCCCGCCGCCGGCGAGCCCGCCCGCGCGGATGATCCCGCTCCGCCCGCTTCTTGA
- a CDS encoding NAD(P)H-dependent glycerol-3-phosphate dehydrogenase — protein MSGFQRVAVIGSGAMATVMASLLVDNGRAATLWGRDAGQIDLMRRHRENHKYLPGHPLPAALALATDPVEALDGCDLVLASIPTQQIRSVFGTFAPLVPAGVPVVSVAKGIERETLLSPTGVLADTLGGPDARAYASLSGPTIAEELARKLPATAAAACRDAKVAAGLQAAFHADWFRVYTNPDLLGVELAGALKNVVAIAAGIIDGLGLGANAKSALLARGLAEISRLGVAMGASAETFAGLTGVGDLATTCFSPSGRNRSCGEALGRGQSLDGVIAGSHGVVEGVPTCRAARVLAARHGVDMPITGAVHAVLFEGLSPRDGVARLMTREARPESEQQR, from the coding sequence ATGAGCGGATTCCAGCGGGTCGCGGTGATCGGCAGCGGGGCGATGGCCACGGTCATGGCCTCGCTCCTGGTCGACAACGGCCGCGCCGCGACGCTCTGGGGCCGCGACGCCGGGCAGATCGACCTGATGCGGAGGCACCGGGAGAACCACAAGTACCTCCCCGGCCACCCGCTGCCGGCGGCTCTCGCTCTCGCGACCGACCCGGTGGAAGCCCTCGATGGGTGCGACCTCGTCCTCGCCTCGATCCCCACGCAGCAGATCCGCTCGGTCTTCGGGACCTTCGCCCCGCTCGTCCCCGCCGGCGTGCCCGTGGTCTCCGTCGCGAAGGGCATCGAGCGGGAGACGCTGCTCTCCCCCACGGGCGTCCTCGCCGACACCCTCGGCGGCCCCGACGCCCGGGCATACGCGAGCCTGTCGGGCCCGACCATCGCCGAGGAGCTGGCCCGGAAGCTCCCCGCCACCGCCGCCGCCGCGTGCCGCGACGCCAAGGTGGCCGCCGGTCTGCAGGCCGCGTTCCACGCGGACTGGTTCCGCGTCTACACCAACCCCGACCTGCTCGGCGTCGAGCTCGCCGGAGCGCTCAAGAACGTCGTCGCCATCGCCGCCGGCATCATCGACGGCCTCGGCCTGGGGGCCAACGCCAAGTCGGCGCTGCTTGCGCGCGGCCTCGCGGAGATCTCGCGGCTCGGCGTCGCCATGGGTGCCAGCGCCGAGACCTTCGCCGGGCTCACCGGCGTCGGCGACCTCGCCACCACCTGCTTCTCCCCCAGCGGCCGCAACCGCAGCTGCGGCGAGGCGCTGGGCCGGGGACAGTCCCTGGACGGGGTCATCGCCGGCAGCCACGGCGTCGTCGAGGGGGTGCCCACCTGCCGCGCCGCCCGTGTCCTCGCCGCCCGCCACGGGGTCGACATGCCCATCACCGGCGCCGTGCACGCCGTGCTCTTCGAGGGCCTCTCGCCGCGCGACGGCGTGGCGCGTCTCATGACGCGGGAGGCGAGGCCGGAGTCGGAGCAGCAGCGGTGA
- a CDS encoding GNAT family N-acetyltransferase, with translation MIRDARPGDLDAIFGFIHALAAYERESESVAFDPHEFGENLFGPEPCAEVLLAEEAGRPVGFALFYRSFSTWTGKPGLHLEDLFVSPAARGRGHGRALIAAVARKAVQRGCARLEWAVLDWNRPAIDFYETLRSVPQSGWTTHRLDGEALAGLARGPRPPDG, from the coding sequence ATGATCCGCGACGCCCGGCCCGGAGACCTCGACGCCATCTTCGGCTTCATCCACGCGCTCGCCGCGTACGAGCGCGAGTCCGAGTCGGTGGCCTTCGACCCGCACGAGTTCGGCGAGAACCTTTTCGGTCCCGAGCCGTGCGCGGAGGTGCTCCTCGCCGAGGAAGCGGGCCGCCCCGTCGGCTTCGCGCTCTTCTACCGCAGCTTCAGCACGTGGACGGGCAAGCCCGGCCTGCACCTCGAGGACCTCTTCGTCAGCCCCGCCGCCCGCGGTCGCGGCCACGGGCGGGCCCTTATCGCCGCCGTCGCCCGGAAGGCCGTGCAGCGTGGCTGCGCCCGGCTGGAGTGGGCGGTCCTGGACTGGAACCGGCCCGCGATCGACTTCTACGAGACGCTGCGATCGGTGCCCCAATCCGGGTGGACGACCCACCGCCTCGATGGCGAAGCCCTGGCCGGCCTGGCCCGCGGACCGCGGCCTCCAGACGGCTGA
- the fusA gene encoding elongation factor G, whose translation MTAAAIFTDPASLTRLQKTRNFGICAHIDAGKTTTTERVLYYTGKTHKIGEVHEGLATMDSLEDEQNRGITIQSAATTCPWTRNGVEYTCNLIDTPGHVDFTMEVERSMRVLDGAVVVFDGKEGVEAQSETVWRQTQRYKVPSVCFINKMDKIGADFDFSFNSIGERLGAKAIAVQLPIGSGHEFAGLIDLIEMKAYRFQGEMGNEIVEEDIPAEMQDEADARRELLVEACGDLDDDLAEKYLGGEEITNDEIRSALRKGTLSREIHPTFCGSALQNIGVQKLLDGVIDYLPNPTQVPETEGTDPADAEKRLTRPHDENAPLSALVFKIVNDQHGDLTYVRVYSGKLEKGTRVMNSNNNKKEIVSRIFEMHSKERIPRDEAPAGTIVAVVGLKGSYTGETLCSPDDPIVLDRMDFPEPVISMSIEPETAGDKEKLSTALGTIRREDPSFQANYDEETGQTIIAGMGELHLDIITTKLRRDMKVGVIVGQPRVAYKECISKEAEARGIHKKQTGGRGQFGDCTIKVYPMTEEEAQEAELPFQDGVAFKDNIAGGAIPREYIPSVAVGARATAKGGVLAGYPLLDVCVELIDGKFHDVDSSQIAFEMAGTIAFKEATRKAGLQLMEPIMKVIVTTPEEFFGNVTGDLNRRRALVVGDEERGNTRILTAEAPLSEMFGYSNSLRGMSQGRASYAMEPLRYAPVPANIAKDIIEAEQG comes from the coding sequence ATGACCGCAGCCGCCATCTTCACCGACCCCGCCAGCCTCACCCGCCTCCAGAAGACGCGGAACTTCGGCATCTGCGCCCACATCGACGCGGGCAAGACCACCACCACCGAGCGGGTCCTCTACTACACCGGCAAGACCCACAAGATCGGCGAGGTGCACGAGGGCCTCGCGACGATGGACTCGCTCGAGGACGAGCAGAACCGCGGCATCACGATCCAGTCCGCCGCGACCACCTGCCCGTGGACCCGCAACGGCGTCGAGTACACCTGCAACCTCATCGACACCCCCGGCCACGTCGACTTCACCATGGAGGTCGAGCGGTCGATGCGCGTGCTCGACGGCGCGGTGGTGGTCTTCGACGGCAAGGAGGGCGTGGAGGCTCAGTCCGAGACCGTGTGGCGGCAGACGCAGCGGTACAAGGTGCCGTCGGTCTGCTTCATCAACAAGATGGACAAGATCGGAGCCGACTTCGACTTCAGCTTCAACTCCATCGGCGAGCGGCTGGGAGCCAAGGCGATCGCGGTGCAGCTGCCCATCGGCAGCGGCCACGAGTTCGCCGGCCTGATCGACCTCATCGAGATGAAGGCCTACCGCTTCCAGGGCGAGATGGGCAACGAGATCGTCGAGGAGGACATCCCCGCCGAGATGCAGGACGAGGCCGACGCCCGCCGCGAGCTGCTGGTGGAGGCCTGCGGCGACCTCGACGACGACCTCGCCGAGAAGTACCTCGGCGGCGAAGAGATCACCAACGACGAGATCCGCTCCGCCCTGCGGAAGGGCACGCTCTCGCGGGAGATCCACCCGACCTTCTGCGGCTCGGCCCTGCAGAACATCGGCGTGCAGAAGCTGCTCGACGGCGTCATCGACTACCTGCCCAACCCCACGCAGGTCCCCGAGACCGAGGGCACCGACCCCGCCGACGCCGAGAAGCGGCTTACCCGCCCGCACGACGAGAACGCCCCGCTGTCGGCGCTGGTCTTCAAGATCGTCAACGACCAGCACGGCGACCTCACCTACGTCCGCGTCTACTCCGGCAAGCTGGAGAAGGGCACGCGCGTGATGAACTCCAACAACAACAAGAAGGAGATCGTCAGCCGGATCTTCGAGATGCACTCCAAGGAGCGCATCCCGCGCGACGAGGCGCCCGCGGGCACCATCGTCGCGGTCGTGGGCCTGAAGGGCTCGTACACGGGCGAGACGCTCTGCTCGCCCGACGACCCGATCGTGCTCGACCGCATGGACTTCCCCGAGCCGGTCATCTCGATGTCGATCGAGCCCGAGACCGCCGGCGACAAGGAGAAGCTCTCCACGGCGCTGGGCACCATCCGCCGCGAGGATCCCAGCTTCCAGGCCAACTACGACGAGGAGACCGGCCAGACCATCATCGCCGGCATGGGCGAGCTGCACCTGGACATCATCACCACCAAGCTCCGCCGCGACATGAAGGTCGGCGTGATCGTGGGCCAGCCCCGCGTGGCTTACAAGGAGTGCATCTCCAAGGAGGCCGAGGCCCGCGGCATCCACAAGAAGCAGACCGGCGGCCGCGGCCAGTTCGGCGACTGCACGATCAAGGTCTACCCGATGACCGAGGAGGAAGCCCAGGAGGCGGAGCTGCCCTTCCAGGACGGCGTCGCCTTCAAGGACAACATCGCCGGCGGTGCGATCCCCCGCGAGTACATCCCCTCGGTCGCCGTGGGCGCCCGCGCCACCGCCAAGGGCGGCGTCCTCGCCGGTTACCCGCTGCTGGACGTGTGCGTCGAGCTCATCGACGGCAAGTTCCACGACGTGGACTCCTCGCAGATCGCCTTCGAGATGGCCGGCACCATCGCCTTCAAGGAGGCCACGCGCAAGGCGGGGCTCCAGCTGATGGAGCCGATCATGAAGGTGATCGTCACCACGCCCGAGGAGTTCTTCGGCAACGTGACCGGCGACCTCAACCGCCGCCGGGCCCTGGTCGTCGGCGACGAGGAGCGCGGCAACACCCGGATCCTCACCGCCGAGGCCCCGCTCTCGGAGATGTTCGGCTACTCCAACAGCCTCCGCGGCATGAGCCAGGGCCGGGCGAGCTACGCGATGGAGCCGCTGCGGTACGCCCCGGTCCCGGCGAACATCGCCAAGGACATCATCGAAGCCGAGCAGGGCTAG
- a CDS encoding polysaccharide biosynthesis/export family protein, which yields MTSPDRPRVTAAAPSRTATRLALTLAAGSAALLAGCEADSYLDPSVVGRWEPTPVTMPILSELDVIDTGDDTLLPVTPVRPADLEPDVQEYTLGSSDVITVTIYELIEPGRDSVYTRSIDETGSIRLPIVGTVRASGSSPSQLESAVTTTLERKGILRDAQVSVVVNQSGQNLFHMVGTPGIGNTRFGTYAIPQPDYRLLEAVAAAGGVTDRTKHVYIIRQTALTPGVAGTGAVEDPASVTAPATSDPESLLDDLLQGGEAPAPAEAPPADGRPAPPAGIDAGLGGDGGSPQYVYVDGQWVAAGAVGPDGRVANALAGETPEVSEELEAELGRMITQRIIEVPYERLLDGDTRFNVVVRPGDIIRVPNENAGFCYFTGQIARGGAYNVPGENRLTLKQGIAAAGGLGPLANPKRVDLVRRIGDDTEATIRLDVKAIYDATQPDIYLKVEDQINIGTSFWAVPLAIVRNGLRLTYGFGFIADRNFGNDIFGAPPRDDGFRR from the coding sequence TTGACTTCTCCCGATCGTCCGCGCGTCACCGCCGCCGCCCCCTCCCGCACCGCCACGCGCCTCGCGCTGACCCTGGCCGCCGGCTCCGCTGCGCTGCTGGCGGGTTGTGAGGCCGACTCCTACCTGGACCCGTCGGTGGTTGGACGCTGGGAGCCGACGCCGGTGACGATGCCGATCCTCTCGGAGCTGGACGTCATCGACACCGGCGACGACACGCTGCTGCCGGTGACGCCGGTGCGCCCGGCCGACCTCGAGCCGGACGTGCAGGAGTACACGCTGGGCTCGAGCGACGTGATCACCGTGACCATCTACGAGCTCATCGAGCCGGGGCGGGACTCGGTCTACACCCGCTCCATCGACGAGACCGGCTCAATCCGGCTGCCGATCGTCGGGACCGTGCGGGCCTCGGGCAGCTCGCCCTCGCAGCTGGAGAGCGCCGTCACGACGACGCTCGAACGCAAGGGCATCCTCCGCGACGCCCAGGTGAGCGTCGTCGTGAACCAGAGCGGCCAGAACCTGTTCCACATGGTCGGCACGCCGGGCATCGGGAACACCCGCTTCGGCACCTACGCGATCCCCCAGCCGGACTACCGCCTGCTGGAGGCCGTCGCGGCCGCCGGCGGCGTGACCGACCGCACGAAGCACGTCTACATCATCCGCCAGACCGCGCTCACCCCCGGCGTGGCGGGCACGGGCGCCGTGGAAGATCCCGCCTCGGTCACCGCCCCGGCGACCAGCGACCCCGAGAGCCTTCTCGACGACCTGCTGCAGGGCGGCGAGGCTCCCGCGCCCGCCGAGGCCCCGCCCGCCGACGGCCGCCCGGCCCCGCCGGCGGGCATCGACGCCGGCCTCGGCGGCGACGGCGGCAGCCCGCAGTACGTCTACGTGGATGGTCAGTGGGTGGCCGCGGGGGCGGTCGGCCCCGACGGCCGCGTCGCCAATGCGCTCGCGGGCGAGACGCCGGAGGTCTCCGAGGAGCTCGAGGCGGAGCTGGGCCGGATGATCACCCAGCGGATCATCGAGGTCCCCTACGAGCGTCTGCTCGACGGCGACACCCGCTTCAACGTGGTCGTGCGCCCTGGCGACATCATCCGCGTCCCCAACGAGAACGCCGGCTTCTGCTACTTCACCGGGCAGATCGCACGCGGTGGCGCGTACAACGTCCCCGGCGAGAACCGCCTGACGCTCAAGCAGGGCATCGCCGCCGCCGGCGGCCTGGGCCCGCTGGCCAACCCCAAGCGGGTGGACCTGGTGCGGCGGATCGGCGACGACACGGAGGCCACCATCCGCCTCGACGTCAAGGCCATCTACGACGCGACGCAGCCGGACATCTACCTGAAGGTCGAGGATCAGATCAACATCGGCACCTCCTTCTGGGCGGTCCCCCTGGCGATCGTCCGCAACGGCCTCCGCCTGACGTACGGCTTCGGCTTCATCGCGGACCGCAACTTCGGCAACGACATCTTCGGGGCTCCGCCCCGCGACGACGGCTTCCGCCGCTGA